One Kitasatospora sp. NBC_01287 DNA window includes the following coding sequences:
- a CDS encoding DUF445 domain-containing protein gives MIGDTGRVESERAAGTAATGVRFTAADEEKRRGVRRMKTIATGLLALATLVYALATWAGSAGWGGWTGYVAAAAEAGMVGALADWFAVTALFRRPFGLPIPHTAIIPTKKDAFGRSLGQFVGENFLSAQVVRSRLAALGVARRLGEWLAVPANADRVTKEAAAALRGVIAVLRDEDVQAVVGEAVTRRAAATQVAEPIGRLLGKVVADGGHHGVVDLVAVRAHDWLAGHHGDVVEKVAIKSPGWTPKFIDHQVGERVYKELMRFVTAIRDDPHHPARGAIDTFLADFAVELQTDPETKARVERAKAELLARDEVQELIASSWSAVRTLVLTAAEDERSELRRRIRAGVRAFGRRLATDERLQVKTDGWLQDAAQYVVETYRAEITSLISDTVAGWDADDASRKIEANVGRDLQFIRINGTVVGALAGLLIHTVATAFGA, from the coding sequence ATGATCGGTGACACTGGTCGGGTGGAGAGCGAGAGGGCGGCCGGGACGGCCGCGACCGGCGTCCGGTTCACCGCCGCCGACGAGGAGAAGCGCCGCGGCGTGCGCCGGATGAAGACCATCGCCACCGGCCTGCTGGCCCTGGCCACCCTGGTCTACGCCCTGGCCACCTGGGCAGGCTCGGCCGGTTGGGGCGGCTGGACCGGTTACGTGGCGGCCGCCGCCGAGGCGGGCATGGTCGGCGCGCTGGCCGACTGGTTCGCCGTCACCGCGCTGTTCCGCCGTCCGTTCGGCCTGCCGATCCCGCACACGGCGATCATCCCGACCAAGAAGGACGCCTTCGGCCGCTCGCTGGGCCAGTTCGTCGGCGAGAACTTCCTCTCCGCGCAGGTGGTGCGCAGCCGGCTGGCCGCGCTCGGGGTGGCCCGCCGGCTGGGCGAGTGGCTCGCGGTGCCCGCCAATGCCGACCGGGTCACCAAGGAGGCGGCCGCCGCGCTGCGCGGGGTGATCGCGGTGCTGCGCGACGAGGACGTGCAGGCCGTGGTCGGCGAGGCGGTCACCCGGCGGGCCGCCGCCACCCAGGTCGCCGAGCCGATCGGCCGGTTGCTCGGCAAGGTGGTCGCCGACGGCGGCCACCACGGAGTGGTCGACCTGGTCGCCGTCCGCGCGCACGACTGGCTGGCCGGGCACCACGGGGACGTGGTGGAGAAGGTCGCCATAAAGTCGCCGGGCTGGACCCCGAAGTTCATCGACCACCAGGTCGGCGAGCGGGTCTACAAGGAGCTGATGCGCTTCGTCACCGCGATCCGCGACGACCCGCACCACCCGGCCCGCGGCGCGATCGACACCTTCCTGGCCGACTTCGCCGTCGAACTGCAGACGGACCCGGAGACCAAGGCCCGGGTCGAGCGGGCCAAGGCCGAGCTGCTGGCCCGCGACGAGGTGCAGGAGCTGATCGCCTCCTCGTGGAGCGCGGTGCGCACCCTGGTGCTGACCGCCGCCGAGGACGAGCGGAGCGAGCTGCGCCGCCGGATCCGGGCGGGCGTGCGTGCCTTCGGGCGGCGGCTGGCCACCGACGAGCGGCTGCAGGTGAAGACGGACGGCTGGCTGCAGGACGCCGCGCAGTACGTGGTGGAGACCTACCGGGCCGAGATCACCTCGCTGATCTCGGACACCGTGGCGGGCTGGGACGCCGACGACGCCTCCCGCAAGATCGAGGCCAACGTGGGCCGGGACCTGCAGTTCATCCGGATCAACGGCACCGTGGTCGGCGCGCTGGCCGGCCTGCTGATCCACACGGTGGCCACCGCGTTCGGTGCCTGA
- a CDS encoding adenosine deaminase: MSRGIEAFIAGLPKAELHVHHVGSASPRVVAELAARHEGRTEVPADPAELAKYFTFTDFAHFIQVYLSVVDLIRDAEDVRSLTYGVAEDMARQQIRYAELTVTPYSSVRRGIPDVAFMEAIEDARKSAERDFGIVLRWCFDIPGEAGLASAEETARLALEVGAEGLVSFGLGGPEIGVPRPQFKPYFDRARAAGLHSVPHAGESTGPETVWAAIRDLGAERIGHGTQSWRDPALMDHLGEHRIPLEVCPTSNLATRVVERIEEHPIKRFVDAGLLVTVNSDDPPMFGTDLNTEYQVAARLLDLDEAGVAALAKNAVQASFLDPAGKARIAGEIDAHLAGWRQG; this comes from the coding sequence ATGTCCCGCGGGATCGAGGCGTTCATCGCCGGTCTGCCCAAGGCCGAGCTGCACGTGCACCACGTCGGCTCGGCCTCACCGCGCGTGGTGGCCGAGCTGGCCGCCCGCCACGAGGGGAGGACCGAGGTGCCGGCCGATCCGGCCGAGCTCGCGAAGTACTTCACCTTCACCGACTTCGCGCACTTCATCCAGGTCTACCTCTCGGTGGTCGACCTGATCCGCGACGCCGAGGACGTCCGCTCGCTGACCTACGGCGTCGCCGAGGACATGGCGCGCCAGCAGATCCGCTACGCCGAGCTGACCGTCACCCCCTACAGCTCGGTGCGCCGCGGGATCCCGGACGTGGCGTTCATGGAGGCGATCGAGGACGCCCGCAAGAGCGCCGAGCGCGACTTCGGGATCGTGCTGCGCTGGTGCTTCGACATCCCGGGCGAGGCGGGGCTGGCCTCGGCGGAGGAGACCGCGCGGCTGGCGCTGGAGGTGGGCGCGGAGGGCCTGGTCAGCTTCGGTCTGGGCGGCCCGGAGATCGGCGTGCCGCGCCCGCAGTTCAAGCCGTACTTCGACCGGGCCAGGGCGGCCGGGCTGCACAGCGTGCCGCACGCCGGCGAGTCGACCGGCCCGGAGACGGTCTGGGCCGCGATCCGCGACCTGGGCGCCGAGCGGATCGGCCACGGCACCCAGTCCTGGCGGGACCCGGCGCTGATGGACCACCTGGGCGAGCACCGGATCCCGCTGGAGGTCTGCCCGACCTCCAACCTGGCGACCCGGGTGGTGGAGCGGATCGAGGAGCACCCGATCAAGCGCTTCGTGGACGCCGGGCTGCTGGTCACCGTGAACAGCGACGACCCGCCGATGTTCGGCACCGACCTGAACACCGAGTACCAGGTCGCGGCCCGGCTGCTGGACCTGGACGAGGCGGGTGTGGCGGCGCTGGCCAAGAACGCGGTCCAGGCCTCGTTCCTGGACCCCGCGGGCAAGGCGCGGATCGCCGGCGAGATCGACGCCCACCTCGCCGGGTGGCGGCAGGGCTGA
- the yidC gene encoding membrane protein insertase YidC encodes MSLFSIFDPAIGLAHSVVGAFTHVVPAAAAIVLFTVCVRLALHPLARAAARGEKARTRLAPQVAELNKKHKGRPEHLQAALSELYKKEQASPFAGCLPMLVQIPFFSVMYRLFTLPTVDGAHNDLLGHTLFGVPLGTHLGAAHGVGQLAVFAALYLALAGVGYASFRRARAATRAAAGTAPAAPGAAIAPYLSFGTVLFAAMVPLAAALYLLTTTAWTVAERAWLHRAPRPAAALPSAERPAASTDAVPAPRSAPARRSVPARRPAGGPKRARAAR; translated from the coding sequence ATGTCACTCTTCTCGATCTTCGACCCCGCCATCGGTCTCGCGCACAGCGTGGTCGGCGCGTTCACCCACGTCGTCCCGGCCGCGGCCGCGATCGTCCTGTTCACCGTCTGCGTGCGCCTGGCACTGCACCCGCTGGCCCGGGCCGCCGCCCGCGGCGAGAAGGCGCGCACCCGGCTCGCGCCGCAGGTGGCGGAGCTCAACAAGAAGCACAAGGGCCGCCCCGAGCACCTCCAGGCGGCGCTGTCCGAGCTCTACAAGAAGGAGCAGGCCTCACCGTTCGCCGGGTGCCTGCCGATGCTGGTGCAGATCCCGTTCTTCTCGGTGATGTACCGCCTCTTCACCCTGCCGACCGTGGACGGGGCGCACAACGACCTGCTCGGCCACACCCTCTTCGGCGTCCCGCTGGGCACCCACCTGGGCGCCGCGCACGGCGTCGGGCAGCTGGCCGTCTTCGCCGCGCTCTACCTGGCGCTGGCCGGGGTCGGCTACGCGTCCTTCCGCCGGGCCCGCGCCGCCACCAGGGCCGCCGCCGGCACCGCCCCCGCGGCGCCCGGGGCGGCGATCGCGCCCTACCTGTCGTTCGGCACGGTGCTCTTCGCCGCCATGGTGCCGCTGGCGGCCGCGCTCTACCTGCTCACCACCACCGCGTGGACCGTCGCCGAGCGGGCCTGGCTGCACCGCGCCCCGCGCCCGGCCGCAGCGCTCCCCTCGGCCGAGCGCCCGGCCGCCTCGACGGACGCCGTCCCCGCACCGCGCTCCGCCCCCGCGCGGCGCTCCGTTCCCGCCCGGCGGCCGGCGGGCGGCCCCAAGCGGGCCCGAGCGGCCCGCTGA
- a CDS encoding DUF6412 domain-containing protein: MLHPIALLLGLLRLLIGGPLPDAGAGLTVLAAAATLVLLSGVVAGTFVLARLLGARAPHAVRDGTLRRHAARTAFLPQRDPDARGRRRPRAPGAALAAA; encoded by the coding sequence GTGCTGCACCCGATAGCCCTGCTCCTGGGCCTGCTGCGGCTGCTGATCGGCGGCCCGCTGCCGGACGCCGGCGCGGGGCTGACCGTGCTCGCCGCGGCCGCCACGCTGGTGCTGCTCTCCGGTGTGGTGGCCGGCACCTTCGTGCTGGCCCGGCTGCTCGGCGCACGCGCCCCGCACGCCGTGCGCGACGGCACCCTGCGGCGGCACGCCGCGCGCACCGCCTTCCTCCCGCAGCGTGATCCGGACGCCCGGGGCCGCCGCCGGCCCAGGGCACCGGGCGCGGCCCTGGCGGCCGCGTAG
- a CDS encoding Gfo/Idh/MocA family oxidoreductase, with translation MTSSPPAPYRVALIGYGLAGSAFHAPLIATTPGLRLDAVVTANPDRRAQLAKEHPGARALDTPEQLFAEAGEFDVVVIASPNRTHLPLARAALRAGLATVVDKPLATSAEEALALCGLAHSRGTLLTVFQNRRWDNDFRTVRRLIEQGALGRVHRFESRFERFRPKPKAGWRELADPAEAGGTLYDLGSHLVDQALTLFGPVSTVYAEIDTRRDGAVVDDDAFLALTHASGVRSHLWTSAIAPLPGPRLRVLGDRAGYLKFGLDPQEADLRAGRRPGDGVPWGVEEAALHGTLGTDQESATVATDPGDYPAFYAALAHALATGTPPPVDPYDAVATLTVLEAARRSSATGTTVALP, from the coding sequence ATGACCAGCTCTCCCCCCGCCCCGTACCGGGTCGCCCTGATCGGCTACGGCCTGGCCGGCTCCGCCTTCCACGCCCCCTTGATCGCCACCACCCCCGGCCTGCGCCTGGACGCCGTGGTCACCGCGAACCCCGACCGGCGCGCCCAGTTGGCCAAGGAGCACCCGGGAGCCCGCGCGCTGGACACGCCCGAGCAACTCTTCGCCGAGGCCGGGGAGTTCGACGTGGTGGTGATCGCCTCCCCGAACCGCACCCACCTGCCGCTGGCCCGGGCCGCGCTGCGCGCCGGCCTGGCGACCGTGGTGGACAAGCCGCTGGCCACCAGTGCCGAGGAGGCGCTCGCGCTCTGCGGCCTGGCCCACTCGCGGGGCACCCTGCTGACGGTCTTCCAGAACCGGCGCTGGGACAACGACTTCCGCACCGTCCGCCGGCTGATCGAGCAGGGCGCGCTGGGGCGGGTGCACCGCTTCGAGTCGCGCTTCGAGCGGTTCCGGCCCAAGCCGAAGGCCGGCTGGCGCGAACTGGCCGACCCCGCCGAGGCCGGCGGCACCCTCTACGACCTGGGCAGCCACCTGGTGGACCAGGCGCTCACCCTGTTCGGGCCGGTCAGCACGGTGTACGCGGAGATCGACACCCGGCGCGACGGCGCGGTGGTGGACGACGACGCCTTCCTCGCCCTGACCCACGCGAGCGGCGTCCGCTCCCACCTGTGGACCAGCGCGATCGCCCCGCTGCCAGGGCCCCGGCTGCGGGTGCTGGGCGACCGGGCCGGCTACCTGAAATTCGGCCTCGACCCGCAGGAGGCGGACCTGCGTGCCGGGCGGCGTCCCGGCGACGGCGTGCCCTGGGGCGTCGAGGAGGCCGCGCTGCACGGCACCCTGGGCACCGACCAGGAGTCAGCCACCGTGGCCACCGACCCCGGCGACTACCCCGCGTTCTACGCCGCCCTCGCCCACGCGCTGGCCACCGGCACCCCGCCCCCGGTCGACCCCTACGACGCGGTGGCCACCCTCACCGTGCTGGAGGCGGCCCGGCGCAGCTCGGCGACCGGGACCACGGTCGCCCTGCCGTAA